The bacterium genomic sequence TGTCTACGAGATAGCTTTCCGCCAGGAAGAGTAGGAGGAAGTCACGACATGCCGGAATTTACGGTCGAGACCCGCTCCCGCGAAGAATTTATAGAAATCACCGAGGAGGTATCCGGACTGGTGCGGGCATCCGGAATCGAATCCGGTATCTGCGTCGTTTACATCCCGCATACCACGGCCGGTGTCATGATCAACGAGAATGCCGATCCGTCGGTTCAGGCCGACGTTCGGGAGCTGTTGATTCGATTTGCTCCCCCGAACGCCGCCTATCGGCATATCGAGGGCAATGCCGACGCCCACGCCAAAGCGGTTCTGACCGGTTCCTCCGTTTCGCTGATCGTGGAAAAGGGGCTTCTTCATCTGGGGAGGTGGCAGGGAATTTATTTCTGCGAATTCGACGGCCCCCGCACCCGGCGCGTTCTGGTCAAGACCGTTCGGGGTTCCGTTTCGGCTTGATCTCCCCGACCCGGCTCCGGGTGCGGAAGGCCGCCGCCGCCGGTGGCAGGTCAGATCCAATGTCCCTCCTGATCGGGGGCATCTTGACGTTTCCAGATCCCGGCTTCTCGTTCCGCGAGAGCTTCGGCCGCGGTCGATGCTTGTGAAAGGTAAACCGGGATTCCCGCCGCCTCCAGGGTCCGGAACGCTTTCGGCCCGCAATGCCGGGCGACGACGGCTTCAGCCCCACTCTCGACCACGTGGCGCGCGGCTTGAATTCCGGCGCCTTGGGGCGCGTTCAGGTTCTGGTCGTTGGGAAGGAATGAATGTCTCCCGGTTTCGGTGTCGCAGAGGAGAAAACCCGAGGCGCGCCCGAATCGGGCCGCCATGTCGGTATTTATTCCACAGTCCGCGGCTACCGCTACGGCGACGATCATGGGACGTTCCTCCCCGGGCCGCGGTAAGAACAATGACATTCCCGAAACGCGGGTTCGTCCGTTTTCATCGGCCCGAATGTTCGAGTTCGTTTTCGGAGCGTTCGGTGCGCTAACGGTACCGTTCCTTGCGCAATCCCAATTTTTTCATTTTGTTGTAAAGGCTCCTGGAACTGATCCCGGCCCGTTGCGCGGCCGCTCCCAGCCTCCCCTTGGTCTCCCGGAGAACCGATTCCAGGTACGCCTGTTCGACGAGTCCCTGTGTCTCGTTGAGCACCCGATTCAAGGTTTTCCCGCTCCAGGAAGAAGTATCGGTTCCGTAAGGGAACAACGGTTCCAGAAGCGTGGCGCTTCTGAATATCTGCGGCAGGTCGGCGATGGTGATCTCGATCCCTTCGCAGAGGAGGATGGCCCGCTCCAGGACGTTGAATAGTTCCCGAACGTTTCCCGGCCAATCGTAACGGCAGAGCGCCTCCATGGCTTCCTCGGAGATGGCTTCCACCTCGTATCCATGCTGAAGCTGCTGGCGCTCCAGAAAATTCTGGGCGATTCCGGGGATGTCCTCCCGCCGCTGGCGTAGAGGGGGGATGGTCAGGGAGATGACGCTGAGACGGTAGAAAAGATCCTTCCTGAAATTATTCTGGTTGATCTCTTCTTCCAGGTCGCGGTTGCTGGCGGCGATCACCCGGACGTCCACCCAGATCGGCTTTTCGCTGCCCAGCGGCTTGACTTCGTAATCCTGGAGCGTGCGCAGGAGTTTCGCCTGCAGGTGCAAGGGCATCTCGCCGATTTCGTCCAGAAAGATGGTCCCATGGTGGGCCAGCTCGAAGGCGCCGCGCCGGGACCGCGCGGCTCCGGTGAAGGCCCCTTGAGTGTGGCCGAACAGTTCGCTCTCCAGCAACTGCTCGGGCAGAGCGGCGGTGTTGACGGTAACGAAAGGGCCGCCCGACCGGGGACTTTCGGAATGGATGGCCCGGGCCAGATGTTCCTTGCCGACACCGGTTTCGCCCAGAAGCAGAAGCGGGGCGTTGCTGGGGATGAACTGGGTGACTTCCTGCATGAAGACGCGCATGGTGTCGCTGTTCGAGGAGAAATCGGAGAGCTTGGGTCTGAATTCGCGGTTGGCGCTGCCGGTGGTCTTGATGGCGTATTGAACCCTGGACTCGATCACGGATTGGATGGCGTTGGAGATATTGGGCAGCGAAACCCCGGAATAGATGGCCAGATCGGCCCCGGCCGCCACCAACCGGGCCTGACCTTCCGAAGAACTGTCGTCGTGAATGATGATGGTGGTGGGATTTTCCGGAAGTTCGTTGAGCATGGCTATCCCCATTTCCAACGGCTGGGGAAGCAGGCTTTCGCTGATGACGATAATGTCCGCGCAGCTGCGGATTACTTTCTGCCAGGGGGAGCGGTGGTGGCCGAAAGACTCCAGCATCACATCCGACTCGGCCAGCGAGTTCCGAAGTTTATCTTGGAGTTCTTTTTCCGAGATGCAGAGACTGAGGCGGATAAGCATGGTGTCACCTTAATCGGCAATCACGTACTGAAATCTTCCGCGACGGTAACCACAATGCTCTTTCCCGCGGACGCGGTCAAGAGCTATTTCCCCAAGACCGTGCCGAGAACACCGCGTCTTCGGAATAACAATGCCGTTATTCGCCGGATACGGCATGAATTTGCCGAAAATGATCGGCAGAATCTCAATATTCGGTATCGACCGCGGAACTCTGGAGGAAAAACGGTTATCGGCGAGTCGGCTCGAGATTCAAACGGCACATTAATAACCGTAAGCGGTCCACTATATCGGCGAAATCAAACCCCGTGAACGTCGAAAATAACCACGACCAAGGCAATTGGCATATTAATTGCTCAAATTTGGGTGGCAGTAAACCGCCGCCAAACTGGCGAAGGGAAAGCGGACCGAATGATGAGGTTAGAAACCATGAAGGGAAGAAGCGGCAGATCGGGAGAGGAATTCGAACTCTCCGGGTCGAGCGGCGACCACGATGATTTTGGGCGAGGATCGCGGAAACGGCAAACCCGGAACCGGAAGCGGCCGAATCGGCGTGAACGGTTCTATGAAGATGATGGAGAGTCATCAATGATCAATGACTATCTGGAGTTCACCGCGGAGCCTGATGTCAAACGCATCGATAGCATTGAAGACGGTCGCGTTTTGATGGAGCAGGCCAAAGCGGAAGGGGTTTGGGGGCTGGCCGCCGCTATCGACATTTACGGCTGCAACCCCGAGCTTATCCGAGACGCCGAGGCCATTAAAAAGTTCGTCGTCGAACTGTGCGATCTGATCGAAATGAAGCGGTTCGGGGAAACCCAGGTGGTTCATTTCGGCGAGGACGAACGTGTCGCCGGGTATTCCATGGTTCAACTCATCGAAACTTCGCTTATTTCGGCGCATTTCGCCAATCAGAGCAACGCCGTCTATCTCGATGTCTTCAGCTGCAAGCCGTACAACCCGGAGTTGGTGCGCCGGTTTGCGCTCAAGTATTTCGAGGGCATTGAGGCCAACATCCAAGTCGTGTTCAGGCGCTGACCCGGGCTCGCATGATTAAAATCAGCGCAGACCTCCAGCTGTGCGAACAGCTGTGGATGCGGCTGCCCGGAGGCGACGCCAATCTCTTCGATCTCTGGGAAGTACGCCGGTGTTTTCAGGAGTCGTATGGCCGGCGCCCGCGGTTTATGTATGCCGAAACTCCCTCCGGCGAATTGATCGCTTTGTTGCCCCTGAGCGAGATTGAGGAGACCGGCGGCGCCGCTTTTTTCCCCGGCGAAACCTGGCACGGCAAGACCTGGTTGGAAGGCAACCGGATATTCGCGCGGGATAGGCAGGTGCTTTCCGAGATCCTGAGCGAGGTTCCGACCCCGGGGAATTTTCGGTATCTCCATGCCGAATGCCTCCCTCCCGATTTTCAAGAAGCCGAGGAAGACGAGGTTCGCTACCTTTTCTATCCCGGCCGGTACGGGTGCTCTTTCGACGAATACCGGGAAGCTTTCCCTCGAAAATCGCTGAAGCGTCTGGATCGGGAGACGGAATCGCTGAAAGAAAAAGGAGTGAGCTATCGCTGGAACCGGTGGGAGGACGTCGACGAGCTTCTTCGCTTGAATCTGGAGGCCTTCGGAACGGAATCCTATTTCGCCGATCCCAGGTTTCTAGGCGGATTTAACCGGCTGGTGGAGTGGTTGCGCTGCCGCGAGATCCTGCGGGTGACGACGGTTTTGATCGGCGGCGTCGTCGCCGCCGTGGATTTGGGAGCGGTCTGGCGAAACCGGTATACCGTTATGGCCGGGGGAACCAACCCGGAATTCTTGGGCGTCGCCAAGCTGATCAATTTTCTTCATATCGAGATCGCTTGCAAGGAACGGTTCGAATCTCTGGATTTTCTCTGCGGCGATTTCGGTTGGAAACAGCGTTTCCGCTTATCCGGGCAGCAGCTCTACCAGATTCAGGCGCCCGCCGACATGGGTGCGTCGGCTTCTCCCGCGAACGGGACTCCGGATGAACCGGCCTAATCGAGTTCTGGTGGTCGGCACCACTCCCGATTACATCGATTGGTTGCGGCGGGCTCGTCCGGGCCGGGGTCTGTATCTCACCCTTCCGGGCTTGCGGGAAAAAGCATGGGAGCCGCGCCCCGAACCCGACGAGGAACTCCTCTGCGCCCCTGACGATCTCGATCGTACCTCCGACATGCTGAAGGAA encodes the following:
- a CDS encoding secondary thiamine-phosphate synthase enzyme YjbQ, with the translated sequence MPEFTVETRSREEFIEITEEVSGLVRASGIESGICVVYIPHTTAGVMINENADPSVQADVRELLIRFAPPNAAYRHIEGNADAHAKAVLTGSSVSLIVEKGLLHLGRWQGIYFCEFDGPRTRRVLVKTVRGSVSA
- a CDS encoding NifB/NifX family molybdenum-iron cluster-binding protein, whose translation is MIVAVAVAADCGINTDMAARFGRASGFLLCDTETGRHSFLPNDQNLNAPQGAGIQAARHVVESGAEAVVARHCGPKAFRTLEAAGIPVYLSQASTAAEALAEREAGIWKRQDAPDQEGHWI
- a CDS encoding sigma-54 dependent transcriptional regulator, with translation MLIRLSLCISEKELQDKLRNSLAESDVMLESFGHHRSPWQKVIRSCADIIVISESLLPQPLEMGIAMLNELPENPTTIIIHDDSSSEGQARLVAAGADLAIYSGVSLPNISNAIQSVIESRVQYAIKTTGSANREFRPKLSDFSSNSDTMRVFMQEVTQFIPSNAPLLLLGETGVGKEHLARAIHSESPRSGGPFVTVNTAALPEQLLESELFGHTQGAFTGAARSRRGAFELAHHGTIFLDEIGEMPLHLQAKLLRTLQDYEVKPLGSEKPIWVDVRVIAASNRDLEEEINQNNFRKDLFYRLSVISLTIPPLRQRREDIPGIAQNFLERQQLQHGYEVEAISEEAMEALCRYDWPGNVRELFNVLERAILLCEGIEITIADLPQIFRSATLLEPLFPYGTDTSSWSGKTLNRVLNETQGLVEQAYLESVLRETKGRLGAAAQRAGISSRSLYNKMKKLGLRKERYR
- a CDS encoding GNAT family N-acetyltransferase, whose protein sequence is MIKISADLQLCEQLWMRLPGGDANLFDLWEVRRCFQESYGRRPRFMYAETPSGELIALLPLSEIEETGGAAFFPGETWHGKTWLEGNRIFARDRQVLSEILSEVPTPGNFRYLHAECLPPDFQEAEEDEVRYLFYPGRYGCSFDEYREAFPRKSLKRLDRETESLKEKGVSYRWNRWEDVDELLRLNLEAFGTESYFADPRFLGGFNRLVEWLRCREILRVTTVLIGGVVAAVDLGAVWRNRYTVMAGGTNPEFLGVAKLINFLHIEIACKERFESLDFLCGDFGWKQRFRLSGQQLYQIQAPADMGASASPANGTPDEPA